The Lolium rigidum isolate FL_2022 chromosome 2, APGP_CSIRO_Lrig_0.1, whole genome shotgun sequence genomic interval CCGCGTTAGCCATGAACTGCGTGTTTATCGCCGCGTCGACGATGTCATCATCGGTGCCTTCGTTCTCGTTGAACTCGCCGAACTCGTCGATGTTGGGAATGTCAGTCGGGGAAGGTGGAGACGGCATGGCCGCCGCTGGCGCAACTCATCATGGCGAAGGTGGTGGCTAGGAGACTATGCATGTTTTGGTGGAGGTGGAGCGAAGGATTGTCGGCTGCTGTGCTGGCGATAGCGAGCGGAGGCGGCCTTTTATAGCCGGTAGTGGAGCAGGAAGAGGTGTGGAGAAATCGCGGCAAGCGGTGAAGAAGGTGGTGAAGATGCGGGGGAATGCGGACGGCGGCGACGAGTGAAGGAGGCGCAACGCCGATGGAACGTCTCGCCTACGGAAACCGTCGTCGCCATTAGGCGAAGCTGCAGCACTAAGGTTTGTGCCGGTGACGAGGCTGGCCCTACACTCACCGTGTCGCTTTTGCTTGCGTCTGTTTACCCCAACGTCCCATGCGTAGTGGAAATTGTAATGAGAATGGGCTTAAGACGCCGGACACCGAATTAGACCGCGCTGGATGTTTTGCTGCGGTCTAGGTTGGCATCCATGCGTCCGGCAAGACGAGAGAATGTCACTCAAGCATGTCGGTCCGTTAGGAAGGCTTTGAGGGAGCTCTTTGTCGCACACGTGTGGAGTTTTGTCCAATGGAGATCATTTCGCTTCGTAGCTTCAATTAGCTTTGCCAAACTTGTTTTTCGAAGTTATGGAGGGTTTATGTTTATCAAACTCGTCTTGTGTGACTTTTTCTTTTAGTCCCTCCATACACATGCACTAAAATATACTACTCAAATACAGCAAAAGTtgtttacaaagttgtttcagcaaaagttGACTTCTTGTGTAGCATATGTTAAAAAGACAAAACCCGATGCTTAAATAAAGCATTTCTGaggattttttttgtgttttattacATGGGGCACAAAAAATACCGGTTTTCAGCGAAGCATTTCATGCGCGCATAGAACATGGAGAAATACATGTGAAAacaattttctaatttttttgacattttgaaatttgatttttggatgaagggagcatatgcaccctagATCAAAAATTCATTTCGGTACATTAGCTTGCTATAAAACATGCTATATTAGTAAAAGGGGAAACACTGAATAGTTGGAGGAACTGCGTGGATGCGACTGGCAAAGCAGTAAAATATTTAATCCATATGCTCTATACTAGTTGTCCCTAATTTGGATGTATATTTACAATAGATAGATTTTTATATACCTCGATTCATTCGAATTTACGATAACTAGTATTAGACTGGGGAGTAATATAAAAAAAATGCTATgaacaaaagaaaggaaaaataaGTTCAAGCAAAGATAAACATGTGGAATTGCATACTCTAGGTAGTTCAATTAAAAGGCCAATTCGATGGAAGAGTTAACCAATTAtattcaacaaaacaaacatcacTCGCTGCAAAAAAGGTTATTTTATTCGCATAAATACATGCATaaaaaatatttcttgagatttgGCGGCATTTGATCTCAGCCAATTTGATATATTTGGGTACGAAGTAGAAAACACATGGATGGATATACCGTCAAATCCGGACAAGAACATATTATAGTAAGATAAATCCCCAACATGCTAGTATTTTCATTTGGACCGCCATAGCTCATGAGAAAAAAACCAAGATTCAAGAACGCTAGAGATACACCACTCAGCGTCGCGATTAACCGGCTCTAGTTGATAGTCAAGACAAGAAGACATACAGGGAACTTTGAAGGGTACACGACACGAGAACAAGAGAGGCCCGGGCGACACATGTTTGCGCACAGAGCACATCATTCGTCCGAGAAATTAGCTAAGGTACTGTATAGTTTTATGAATGCGCTCGGAGATGGAGAGTAAATACGTAACGCTTTGCTGCTAGTAGCGGCCGTTGCCGTTCTTGCCGTCGACGACGACCTCGGTCATGGGGATCTGGTCGGCCTTGCGCTTGCGGGCCTCGAGGATCTGCTGCGTCGACTTGTAGTAGATGGCGTAGAGGACCACCTGCCCCACGGCGAAGAGCACGCCCAGCCCGTTGGGGATCTGCAATGGAAGAGGAGAGTAGAGATTTAGAGTTAACATGAGAAATGTGTTAGCCTGAGCTAAGGGTCAGCACGTGGTCTGGAAACGGAAACAGACGGCAACGGCAGGATTTGGCACAGTGCGAAAGCAACAGCCTCCTGGTCTGGAAACGGCCGGAGACGGGCCGTTCAGCATGGTCGTTGGCGACACTAGCTTGACCGTCCGATCTCACCATGTCACGAGCGACAGGCAAGGTTTGGCAATTAGCACCACGAACAAAAGCAACGGCGACTGGTGTGATTTGTCTGACCGTCGGCTACAACTGCATGCTGCACGGGCCATGGAGTCCTGGTCCTAGCGGCCTATCCTATCCGATCTTGTACTGTATTATTACTCGAGAATAAGAACTGCCCTACGATTCCTAGTACTCCAGCCATATTCCCAGCACAAAAACATGCGTCACGTGAAGGGACTTTGCAGGCAACTCGCATGAAAGCAGCAAGAGGCTGGCGGTGGTTTTGTTCGCGCACGCAACTTGGTCTGCAACATGCCCCCTCCCTAGTTGCCGCATTTATTTTGGGTGGTTCGCCAGACCTATCCAAATATGTATGTTTACCTGACGCGCCTGCCTCCTAAATTAACACCGCCATCTGCAGCCTGCCTTGCTAAAACTTAGCAATTCATCATTTCGCTGTTTATATTAGTAGGTGGTTCTTCCAGTTTATGGGCAGACAGAGACGACATGATGCGCTGTGCAGGGTCCGTACTGATTTACTACTACTTGTAGCAAGTCTCTATAACACGGAGTAGTAGCTAAAGATCGCTCTAGAGAAGAGTGAAAAAAAACAGGCACACTAATTCCTAGTTTAGATGACTTCTTACTGTGATGTAGATGTCGAACTTGATGAGGGCGTAGGCGGTCCAGAAGACGCCATTCACCAGGGACGCCAGGGACAGGAACAGGGGCATGTACTCCACGCTCTTGGTCTGGATCACCATTTTCTGAAACACAGGCGGGCACCGAAATTAGCATGATGATGAGGCTAAAAGTCCATCCATTTTACAGTACATCAAATTGATCATGAAAACTACTACAAGGAAAGGATGTGTGTTTGGGATGGGGGAACTAAAAGTGTTTACAACAAGGGAAAAAGGTCATGAACAAATTTAACAGGTTCGACTTCGAGGGAAAAACTGCAGCGGCCACAAGTTATCAGTTACAGGTTTAACCATAAGCTAAGTACTAGTAGTATATGGACAAAAAGCAGAGGAGTTGATTTGACACCACCGAATGGAAAAATAAACACTGGTGGCAAATTTTGTTTTCCACAAAAATATTTACGACTGTTCACCAATCAAGAAGATAAAGTATAGAGATGCCCGAGACTAAAATATTCGAGAaacagcaagattactcatgcttGCATACACTAGGAGTACTAGTCCAGTATTCTATTCTCCACCCACCCAGGTTTGGTCAAGAAATTACTCTAGAGTAATCCAGTCTTCTTTTCATATGCTTATTCACATCCCAAGAGCAGTTAATTAATAATTTCCTTGGATCTCCTGACGCCGACAATCATCACCAACAAACTAGAAGAAGAATCAAGCAATAAACTACTGGAGCACCACCAAATCTCGGTCACATAGTTTTTCCTGAGCGAGAtaggagaggaagaggaggagtgaGCCCGAATCATGATCATACCATGACGGAGAGCGGCGCGGCGTACATGCCGGTCCCGAAGACGACGCAGAGGATGCCGACGACCATGGACCTGCCGTCGTGGGTGTGGGCGAGGCTGAGGACGAGCGCGGCGACGGCGCCGACGAAGGCGACCTCGGCGACGAGGATGAGGAGCACCCTGCGTCGGTCGGCGCCGGCGGAGTAGGCGAGGAAGAGCGCGATGTAGGCGAGCTCGATGAGCATGCCGGTGCCGTTGATGGTGATGACGAGCATGCTGTGCGGGTGCACCAGCGGCAGGCCGTAGAGCACCCACATCATGCAGTTGAGCAGCGTCGCCAGGTACGGCACCGCGGAGTACTGCTCCACCGTCTTCTTCTTCCAGATGCGGTAGAAGGTCGGCCTGCATCCATGGCGGCGGGCGGGCGAGCGTCAGTTAGTTGGCGTGCGTAAGAAGAAGGAAATTAGCAGGGATTCTCGTAGGAGTATTATTTTTGCCGGAAGAAATTCCGAATTAGTATCGCGGTGCTGCATTCTCTCGAATTTGTAGGACTCGGCCACGCAGCCGACCCGAATCTGGGGTTCCGTTTACTCCCGGCCGGAGAAGAGAAAGGAGATCGAAAGTTGCTTTATGGAGCAGTTGGGTTCTTACACTGGGGATAGAAAGAGCACCAGGGCGGTTCCATTGCCTGCAACAGAgccgaaacaaaacaaaaaaaaagcagcaGCATCAGAAGCGGCAGTAGATCTTAGATTTCCTGGTAAAAAAAGCAGACGGCGAGTTTGAGGAAATCCGGTGCGCGATGCTTGCATTTGAAGGGAGCAAAAGTTGGTGAAGAAGACGTGTGTGTAAAAGTGGTTGGGCGAGAAGAGAAAAGGGGATGCAGCGAAACGAGCATCAGGATCCAACAACACCCCACACACGCCCGTGCAGTGCCACCATCTAAATCTATCTACCACATGATTTTCGGCGGCGTGCAGAAGCAGAGGGTGGAgacggggacggggacggggacTCACCTATGATCCCGATCACCGTGCGGATGGTGTCCGCTGACACCATGGCGGCTTCCGGCGGCGAGAGGAGAAGTGGATCGCCGGAGTttggaggggagaggggagagaggacGGATTGACACAAGTGCAACGGACCCCCTCTCGCTCGCTCGCTGTCCCTCTGTACGTTGATGAGTGAATGATCTGAAGAAAACACCAAACGGGGGTCCTTAAATAGGGAAGATCCGTGGGCCCCACCGCTATCCCATCGCTATCGGGCTCGCTCTCCCATGCGCAGTGTACATGCATTTCTCTCTCTATAACAACCCGGCCATGTCCAGCAGCCAGCCGGGTGGGTTGCTCATTCCAATcatcttttctttctttattACTTTCGCTACCAATATTTCTTTATTTTGGTACTCCACATATTCACATTCTTGGTCCAAGTTGGTTGCAGCGCAACGTCTCAGCGTGCGAGTTTGCGCATCCCGTCGGGGAGGGGACCATGAAGCTCTGGGACGCATCCCAATGGCCCTCCACGGTCTAGCACGCGTCTTTTCCATCCAAGCAAGACAACGTCACAAAACACCCGGACACACACCAGGACTAATCGTACGATCCCTCTAAAAAAAGAATTATAAATGTCATCATTGTTCTATGTCACACCGAATTGAATTGGGTTCCTCCAAAAAAAAGGGAGAAATTTTTTTCTACTTTATCAACCCGATTAATTCGCCCGCGGGCGACGCTGATGCGGATGAACTCCGATAGCATCTACGACCGGATGGCTCCCGTCCCCGCCCCCGCCTCCACCGTCCCTATCAGCTCCGATGACAATCCAGCGGCTGATCCCCCGTTCCCGCACACCATTAGGAGAGCTTCCATTATCTCTGCCTCCAACGGATTTCTTCTCCGCGAATCTGGAGTTGTGAGAGTTGAGGGCCCTAGGGTTTCGGTTTTTGATGCCAAGCTTTGTCAGATTGGATCGATCAGTGACGCGGATTCGTTTCAGAGTGGTGCCTCCAGGAGAATCAATGGAGTGCTCGTGCAGATCGGGCCAGAGATCGAGGGGATGGTTCTTGATCATGATCTTCGTCGACAGCCGCCCGTTGCGTGCGCTTGAGACGTGGTCTGGTTGGTTCAAAATTATTGCGCGGTCCGATCCATGGAGGCTTGCGAGGTGGACGGACTTGGGCAGCAGCCCAACACTGTGTAGCCTTTTCTGCTGTCCAGGTTTTCTCCGCCCACTCCCCCACGGTTCACCCTAGATCCCATTCATCGGGTGCGGTCGTCTTCGTCCCTAGAGCTTTGCCTCCGCGTCCAagatccccaaaccctagccacccacaGATCTGGTCGGGCAACTCCGGCGACCGCAGATCTTTCGCTCAGGTACTCATGTCGCCGCCACCGATGGAGCGTTGGTTTGGGGGATCGAGACGTACACCGCCGCGGAGATCCCCACCTCGAAACTACTTCGGTAACCGCCCCCACCCAGGGTCGGAGGCAGATCAGCGTGAAGAACAACGTCGATGGGAAGATGAGAGGCACTGTGATGCCGATTGGAGGTTCGAGGATGAAAGGCATAGAGAAGAAGAGCGTCGAGCAGCAGAGCAAGATCTCCTTCGGGTGGAAGTAAGGTGCCGCGCCGATGAGCGGCATCTCCGAGCGGTTGGCTCGTGAGAGAGCGCTGACGGAGAAGAAGCGCAAGGAAGAGGAAGCATGTGCTCGCGATCGTTGGGCTCATCGTTCCGAGATGATGCCTGGTGCCTCGTCTCACTTGGAGGATCATGCTAGATCCACTAAAGTAAGTCTCAACACCTCCTCCTCGATCCCTCCTCATGTTACAGTTGCAGGATCTACTGTAGCAGAAACTAGTCTGAGTATTCCATACACAAGTCCTACTATGAATATAGCTCCTAATGTGATTTCTCCGCAAGATCCGGTGGGGTCCTCTGCACCTCCACCTGTTCTTGCTCCAACTGTGACGTGACGGCTGGAAAGACACAAGATAATAGGTTTGTCAAATTCAAGGGTTCTTGCAGTAATTATGCAGGGGAGCATCACTTGGATGTGTGCCAGACTCGTGAACCTTGGGAATACAAGGCCCCATTCTTTGGTAGTGAAGATTTTGGTTCTGGGTTTTATTCTATCCCAGTTCCTGAGGCAGAAATACAACCCGCGTCACAGCTAAACTATGCTCATATCACTGTAGAAAGAGGAGAGGTGAACTGCATAAATATTGAGCACGAATTTAATGTTTGGGCTGAGTCGATGAAAATTAATTGGCGATTTTTTGCTAAAGATGTATCTCCTACAGAGTTCAGGACAAGATTTCCTTCAGCTAAATCTATTGAGGAGCTTGCACATTTTGGGAATCTCTTCATGAGAATTGTCCTTGGGGCTATTATATCCATGGAGAAATGGTCTGGTGACatagtgacgagggatcacctcgccaatgcctacatattgtagacttggatttcgggagagagcgacgatggagattccggggtcgagattaggcacacgacgtacccagcttcgggtcccctcggtggaggatccctacgtgctgctagcaatccagtatatgatcatagatgtgtttacgggggtgccgccgtaggcggagctatgttgtctatctgctaTCTATCTGTTGACCTCcttctttcgggtgccctggctagctttatatatgcaaccagcctagggttttacaagagtcctagtcgactacttcttcgggttgccttgttgggccttctccatattaggtcttctccatattgggccgagccaggtataccaataatgggtacccgaagggtatgcccatgtcacataGAACCTATCCCTGTGATTCAAGAAGCTTGGTTTAGGATCAAAGGAATTCCCATGAATTTCAGAAGCAGGTCCACTGCTTTATATGCTGCCAGTTTGGTTGGAAAACCCTTAGATGTGGACAAGAACTTTATTAGGAACTTCTCCTATGTTAGAGTGAGGATTGGCTGTCAGGACCTTTCATTGGTTCCCAACATAAGAATTGGTGAGATGAGGGGTGGTTTCTATGAGTTGCAATACACAAGGGAATTGTTTGAAAATGTTCCTACTCCTGGTACCAAGATTACTGTGGCTGACACCAATCAAGAAGAAGACGGGGTCAATGGGACTCCTAAGCGCCAAAGAACTGCTAGGAATGGCTCTGATGCAGGCTCACAATCTGCTCCTCCCAAAGTCACAGGCaatgtcaataaaaatacaagcaATCATAGGCAAGCTGCTGCTGTTGTTCAAGTGGctctgatgcgcgtggttgacgtattgtcttttcgttcgacacgcgtccgttgggaaccccaagaggaaggtgtgatgcgcacagcggcaagtttccctcagtaagaaccaaggtttatcgaaccagtaggagtcaagaagcacgttgaaggttgatggcggcgagatgtagtgcggcgcaacaccagggattccggcgccaatgtggaacctgcacaacacaaaccaagtactttgccccaacgaaacagcgaggttgtcaatctcaccggcttgcctgtaacaaaggattagatgtatagtgtggaagatgattgtttgcggaaaacgagtagaacaagtattgcgagtagattgtatttcgagtatagagaattggaccggggtccacagttcactagtggtgtctctcccataagataaatagcatgttgggtgaacaaattacgagttgggcaattgacaaatagagagggcatgaccatgcacatacatattatgatgagtatagtgagatttaattgggcattacgacaaagtacatagaccgctatccaacaagcatctatacctaaaaagtccaccttcgaggttatcatccgaaccccttccagtattaagttgctaacaacagacaattgcattaagtattgcgcgtaatgtaatcaataactacatcctcggacatagcatcaatgttttatccctagtggcaacagcacatccataaccttagaggtttctgtcactcccccagattcacggagacatgaacccactatcgagcataaa includes:
- the LOC124687788 gene encoding bidirectional sugar transporter SWEET4-like, which codes for MVSADTIRTVIGIIGNGTALVLFLSPVPTFYRIWKKKTVEQYSAVPYLATLLNCMMWVLYGLPLVHPHSMLVITINGTGMLIELAYIALFLAYSAGADRRRVLLILVAEVAFVGAVAALVLSLAHTHDGRSMVVGILCVVFGTGMYAAPLSVMKMVIQTKSVEYMPLFLSLASLVNGVFWTAYALIKFDIYITIPNGLGVLFAVGQVVLYAIYYKSTQQILEARKRKADQIPMTEVVVDGKNGNGRY